In Candidatus Sulfurimonas marisnigri, a single genomic region encodes these proteins:
- a CDS encoding Arm DNA-binding domain-containing protein, with product MPKMKLTTDSIKQLKPPTDKAKEQYFDSDLTGFMLEVKNTGSKIYYYRYRENNSQKMIRIGTTTDISLQEAKEKYYTLKENQDNPEPPSQTKEMPPITFQEFYDSYYLPYIKTHIKSYETNISIFKNHILPDLATTPMNELKKIEVMTHHSNMIHKKHLAPATANKFIIF from the coding sequence ATGCCAAAAATGAAACTTACAACCGACTCCATAAAACAACTAAAACCACCAACCGACAAAGCCAAAGAGCAATACTTCGATAGTGACCTCACAGGCTTTATGCTTGAAGTAAAAAACACAGGAAGTAAAATCTACTATTACAGATACAGAGAAAACAACTCTCAAAAGATGATACGCATAGGAACAACCACAGATATAAGTCTCCAAGAAGCCAAAGAGAAGTACTACACACTCAAAGAGAACCAAGACAACCCCGAGCCACCATCACAAACCAAAGAGATGCCACCCATAACATTCCAAGAGTTCTACGATAGCTACTATCTCCCTTACATCAAGACCCACATAAAAAGCTACGAAACAAATATAAGCATCTTTAAAAACCATATTCTCCCAGACTTAGCAACTACGCCAATGAATGAACTTAAAAAAATAGAAGTCATGACCCACCACTCCAACATGATCCACAAGAAGCATCTAGCCCCTGCCACTGCAAATAAGTTTATCATCTTTTAA